The proteins below come from a single Natrinema sp. SYSU A 869 genomic window:
- a CDS encoding ArsR family transcriptional regulator, whose protein sequence is MSSIDTSLPDEIASVADADEDERLSKDVIFELLKNRRRREVLAYLLEADETVTLGELAEQIAAWENDTEVNALSSDQRKRVYVALYQTHLPKMDDAGIVEYDQDRGLISLADNADLLMMYLDTDSHRQDRWDRWYAGLSVVGAVLLGAAALGTPLLSAVPMLGLAGVVVVAFFCLSIAHVVQNRSQERNVDGKLSRIE, encoded by the coding sequence ATGTCCTCAATCGATACGTCGCTGCCCGACGAGATCGCCTCAGTCGCCGACGCAGACGAGGATGAGCGTCTCTCGAAGGACGTCATTTTTGAGCTCTTAAAGAATCGCCGTCGCCGAGAAGTCCTCGCGTACTTGCTCGAAGCCGACGAAACAGTCACTCTCGGTGAACTCGCCGAACAGATCGCCGCCTGGGAGAACGATACCGAGGTCAACGCGCTCAGTTCCGATCAACGGAAACGCGTCTATGTCGCCCTCTACCAGACCCACCTGCCGAAGATGGACGATGCCGGTATCGTCGAGTACGACCAGGACCGAGGCTTGATCTCGCTGGCCGATAACGCCGACCTGCTGATGATGTATCTCGACACGGACAGCCACCGCCAGGACCGGTGGGACCGATGGTATGCCGGCCTCAGCGTGGTCGGCGCTGTCCTCCTCGGTGCGGCGGCCCTCGGCACGCCGCTGCTATCGGCCGTCCCGATGCTCGGCCTCGCTGGCGTCGTCGTCGTCGCCTTTTTCTGTCTCTCGATCGCTCATGTCGTCCAGAACCGTTCGCAGGAACGCAACGTCGACGGCAAACTGTCCCGGATCGAGTGA